The proteins below come from a single Oxyura jamaicensis isolate SHBP4307 breed ruddy duck chromosome 1, BPBGC_Ojam_1.0, whole genome shotgun sequence genomic window:
- the PLEKHA5 gene encoding pleckstrin homology domain-containing family A member 5 isoform X26 has translation MAAPAELSAERLRALPGSWSYGISQGGRVFFINEEAKSTTWLHPLTGEAVITGHRRSADLPTGWEEAYTFEGARYYINSD, from the exons ATGGCGGCCCCGGCGGAGCTGAGCGCGGAGCGGCTGCGGGCGCTGCCCGGCAGCTGGAGTTACGGGATCAGCCAGGGCGGCCGCGTCTTCTTCATCAA CGAGGAGGCGAAGAGCACGACCTGGCTGCACCCACTCACCGGAGAGGCCGTGATCACCGGGCACCGCCGCAGCGCAG ACTTACCCACAGGCTGGGAGGAAGCTTACACTTTTGAAGGTGCAAGATATTATATAAA TTCAGACTGA
- the PLEKHA5 gene encoding pleckstrin homology domain-containing family A member 5 isoform X27: MAAPAELSAERLRALPGSWSYGISQGGRVFFINEEAKSTTWLHPLTGEAVITGHRRSADLPTGWEEAYTFEGARYYIK; the protein is encoded by the exons ATGGCGGCCCCGGCGGAGCTGAGCGCGGAGCGGCTGCGGGCGCTGCCCGGCAGCTGGAGTTACGGGATCAGCCAGGGCGGCCGCGTCTTCTTCATCAA CGAGGAGGCGAAGAGCACGACCTGGCTGCACCCACTCACCGGAGAGGCCGTGATCACCGGGCACCGCCGCAGCGCAG ACTTACCCACAGGCTGGGAGGAAGCTTACACTTTTGAAGGTGCAAGATATTATATAAA
- the PLEKHA5 gene encoding pleckstrin homology domain-containing family A member 5 isoform X24: MAAPAELSAERLRALPGSWSYGISQGGRVFFINEEAKSTTWLHPLTGEAVITGHRRSADLPTGWEEAYTFEGARYYIKAKTSV; this comes from the exons ATGGCGGCCCCGGCGGAGCTGAGCGCGGAGCGGCTGCGGGCGCTGCCCGGCAGCTGGAGTTACGGGATCAGCCAGGGCGGCCGCGTCTTCTTCATCAA CGAGGAGGCGAAGAGCACGACCTGGCTGCACCCACTCACCGGAGAGGCCGTGATCACCGGGCACCGCCGCAGCGCAG ACTTACCCACAGGCTGGGAGGAAGCTTACACTTTTGAAGGTGCAAGATATTATATAAA
- the PLEKHA5 gene encoding pleckstrin homology domain-containing family A member 5 isoform X25, with amino-acid sequence MAAPAELSAERLRALPGSWSYGISQGGRVFFINEEAKSTTWLHPLTGEAVITGHRRSADLPTGWEEAYTFEGARYYINFLGL; translated from the exons ATGGCGGCCCCGGCGGAGCTGAGCGCGGAGCGGCTGCGGGCGCTGCCCGGCAGCTGGAGTTACGGGATCAGCCAGGGCGGCCGCGTCTTCTTCATCAA CGAGGAGGCGAAGAGCACGACCTGGCTGCACCCACTCACCGGAGAGGCCGTGATCACCGGGCACCGCCGCAGCGCAG ACTTACCCACAGGCTGGGAGGAAGCTTACACTTTTGAAGGTGCAAGATATTATATAAA